One segment of Drosophila mauritiana strain mau12 chromosome 3R, ASM438214v1, whole genome shotgun sequence DNA contains the following:
- the LOC117144360 gene encoding homeotic protein empty spiracles, whose protein sequence is MVTCGRQTFNMLPMAPTSPFVSSSSSVAASSTSVSASSTVSASASSKPKLAFSIDSIVGESSTRSAPLRVSVISSPPPRSESPASPTNTNNSGRRTPRGYIYCRRRDSLDRSRSPQRSPVSRSPSPPNAGGNPPAAGNTPKSGDPSSVAGNPPTLIRPLPLPAPNLALIGNRTSPNAMAVRMAGPPHPPPQPPPFLAAQFQMAAALAHHHQQQQQQQQQQQLPPVPTGPPHGPHPHLPPGQIPIGIFPGGPHPGHPPPHGHHPFGSAPHLIRDSYPLYPWLLSRHGRIFPRFPGNFLFQPFRKPKRVRTAFSPTQLLKLEHAFEGNHYVVGAERKQLAQGLSLTETQVKVWFQNRRTKHKRMQQEGGDGSDTKSNKGSSSGGGGGGDGEDDAKHDGSQHSYEDAEDPEDEDEIEEDDEDEVIDMDDYGSEMDAEEHQRLREQFQQQLAQHQQQFMQQNPGEVATLSPQQQHQLLQQHQQHLQQQHHQQQQHFIQQQQLYLREREREREREREREREKSRERENQ, encoded by the exons ATGGTCACCTGCGGCCGGCAAACGTTCAACATGCTGCCCATGGCGCCGACGAGTCCTTTTGTAAGCAGCAGCTCCTCGGTGGCCGCATCCTCGACATCCGTTTCCGCCAGCAGCACCGTTTCCGCCTCCGCGAGCAGCAAGCCCAAGCTGGCCTTCAGCATCGACTCGATTGTGGGCGAATCCTCGACGAGATCGGCTCCTCTAAGGGTCAGTGTGATATCTTCGCCGCCGCCGCGCAGCGAAAGTCCCGCTTCGCCGACGAACACGAACAACAGTGGGCGCCGGACGCCCAGGGGCTATATCTACTGCCGCAGAAGGGATTCGCTGGACCGATCGCGCAGTCCGCAGAGATCACCGGTCAGCCGGTCGCCATCGCCCCCCAATGCAGGAGGTAATCCGCCAGCGGCGGGGAATACTCCAAAGTCCGGGGATCCATCGTCGGTAGCGGGAAATCCTCCAACCCTCATCCGTCCGTTGCCTCTGCCGGCTCCAAATCTAGCTTTAATCGGGAACCGCACCTCACCGAACGCCATGGCGGTGCGCATGGCGGGTCCGCCCCACCCGCCgccgcagccaccaccattcCTTGCCGCCCAGTTCCAAATGGCTGCTGCACTGGCTCatcatcaccagcagcagcagcagcaacaacagcaacagcaacttcCGCCCGTGCCAACTGGACCGCCACATGgtccgcatccgcatctgcCGCCCGGCCAAATTCCAATTGGAATCTTTCCCGGCGGACCGCATCCCGGACATCCTCCGCCCCACGGACACCATCCGTTCGGGAGTGCGCCGCATCTGATCCGGGATAGCTATCCGCTGTATCCATGGCTGCTCAGCCGACACGGACGCATTTTTCCACGATTTCCAGGCA ATTTCCTGTTCCAGCCATTCCGCAAGCCAAAGCGGGTGCGCACCGCCTTCTCGCCGACGCAGCTGCTCAAGCTGGAGCACGCCTTCGAGGGCAACCACTACGTGGTGGGGGCGGAGCGGAAGCAGTTGGCCCAGGGACTCAGCCTGACCGAAACGCAG GTTAAGGTGTGGTTCCAGAACCGACGCACCAAGCACAAGCGGATGCAGCAGGAGGGCGGCGATGGCAGCGACACCAAGAGCAACAAGGGCAGCTCCTCCGGcggcggaggcggcggcgATGGGGAGGACGATGCCAAGCACGATGGGTCGCAGCACAGCTACGAGGATGCAGAGGATCcggaggacgaggacgagatcgaggaggacgacgaggacgaAGTGATCGACATGGACGACTATGGCAGCGAAATGGATGCGGAGGAGCACCAGCGGCTGCGGGAGCAGTTCCAGCAGCAGTTGgcccagcaccagcagcagttCATGCAGCAGAATCCCGGTGAGGTGGCCACCCTCAgtccgcagcagcagcaccagttgctgcagcagcaccagcagcatctgcagcagcagcaccaccagcagcagcagcacttcatccagcagcagcagctctaTCTGCGGGAAAGGGAGAGGGAGAGGGAAAGGGAGAGGGAGAGGGAGCGGGAAAAGTCGCGGGAGCGGGAAAATCAGTAA
- the LOC117143966 gene encoding calcineurin B homologous protein 3 isoform X1, protein MGCLCLRKFASYPSVPQDIMNNLKMNTALSRSQIKYLYIRFYQFSGGGKDPPSHLHKYNFYSGLLQLNPLLPTILNSMFGDKVTITFVDFALFLSTFQAHSLKTSNELKNVMMDKKLRLIFNMYDNNKDGRITKYDLVVVVHKLFSNLLDHVQIMRIVDTMMKEMDHTDSNQIMFQDFCKAFAVFDMTEMMVTWIPEYHGRTTDDLQ, encoded by the exons ATGGGATGTCTGTGTTTGAGGAAGTTCGCCTCGTATCCCTCAGTTCCACAGGACATTATGAACAACCTCAAGATGAATACAGCAC TAAGTCGTAGTCAGATCAAGTATCTGTATATTCGATTCTACCAGTTTTCAGGAGGAGGCAAAGATCCGCCAAGTCATCTGCACAAGTACAATTTCTATTCAGGACTACTGCAACTAAACCCCTTACTGCCCACCATATTGAACTCCATGTTCGGGGATAAAGTGACAATTACCTTTGTGGATTTCGCTCTGTTTCTGAGCACCTTTCAGGCCCATTCTCTTAAAACCTCCAATGAGCTAAAAAATGTGATGATGGACAAGAAGTTAAGGT TAATTTTCAATATGTACGATAACAACAAGGACGGTCGTATTACAAAGTATGACTTAGTTGTAGTTGTCCACAAGCTGTTTTCAAATCTATTGGATCACGTGCAGATAATGCGCATTGTGGATACCATGATGAAGGAAATGGATCATACGGACTCGAACCAAATAATGTTCCAAGACTTCTGCAAAGCATTTGCAGTCTTCGATATGACCGAAATGATGGTCACCTGGATACCCGAATACCATGGTCGAACCACAGATGATTTGCAATAA
- the LOC117143966 gene encoding calcineurin B homologous protein 3 isoform X2: MFGDKVTITFVDFALFLSTFQAHSLKTSNELKNVMMDKKLRLIFNMYDNNKDGRITKYDLVVVVHKLFSNLLDHVQIMRIVDTMMKEMDHTDSNQIMFQDFCKAFAVFDMTEMMVTWIPEYHGRTTDDLQ; the protein is encoded by the exons ATGTTCGGGGATAAAGTGACAATTACCTTTGTGGATTTCGCTCTGTTTCTGAGCACCTTTCAGGCCCATTCTCTTAAAACCTCCAATGAGCTAAAAAATGTGATGATGGACAAGAAGTTAAGGT TAATTTTCAATATGTACGATAACAACAAGGACGGTCGTATTACAAAGTATGACTTAGTTGTAGTTGTCCACAAGCTGTTTTCAAATCTATTGGATCACGTGCAGATAATGCGCATTGTGGATACCATGATGAAGGAAATGGATCATACGGACTCGAACCAAATAATGTTCCAAGACTTCTGCAAAGCATTTGCAGTCTTCGATATGACCGAAATGATGGTCACCTGGATACCCGAATACCATGGTCGAACCACAGATGATTTGCAATAA